AGATGGAGAGCGAGTGCACCAAAGGCCCACCAGTCAGATTTGTGTTGATGAGGGCAGCGGCCCCGCCAGCCTTTATGATACCGATCCAGGCCACGAGATATTCCGGCCGGTTCTCCATCAACAGCGCCACCGAGACGTCAGGTCCGACACCCTGCTCTTTCGCCCAACGGGCATATCGGTTGGCAGCAGCATCAAGTTCCGCATATGTCATGGTGCCCTGATCGGACACAATGGCGATATTGTTTGGCTTTGTACGAGCAAAATCCTCGATCACATCGGCAAAGGTGTGTTTCTCGTCCGCATAGATCGCATTCACCTTTTTCAGGGACCGAAGGGCGGCGCGCGCGAAGGTCACATCATTGCCAATACTTTGAATAAGACCCATCGGGTCACCTCCCATTTTTCTTCTTTTGCAACAATGGTATGTAACCGGGACAAATTTTTTGGGTCAAGCAGAACCGACCGCGTCCGGTCCGATACCCTGTTTCAGGTAGGGTTTTAGGCAGAGCCCGGCGAAACAGATCGAGTCGAAATGAAATGACAGAAAGTCAGGATCTACTGCTGGACGTGACGGGCCTAACCTGCCCACTGCCTGTTCTCCGCGCACAGAAAAGGCTGCGAGAGCTCGCCCCGGGGGTCGTCCTCAAAGTTCTGGCAACAGACCCCATCGCAGCGATCGATTTCCCTCATTTTTGTCACGAAAGCGGGCATGAATTGTTGGACAGCACCGAGGAGAGCCAAGTTCTCATCTTTCGGATCAAATGTCGGTCCCAAACAGCTTGAGTGTCAGGGCCTTAGCGCGCCGGAAAGATGTACCGATACTCATCCACCAGGCCATCCGCAGTTTCGCGAACACCGCAGATTATTTCTTCCCGGGCCATCCCGATTTTTTCCAATACCCCGACTGATGCCAGATTGCGGGTGTCACACGTCGCCCAGACGAAAGCCAACCCCAACTGAGACATGCCGTCGGCAAGCAGCGCTTTGGCAGCTTCTGTCGCCAACCCTTGCCCCCAAAAGTCGGGATGCAGAACGAAACCAAGCTCTGCTCCCCTCTTCGCGCCTTCTGCAGGATCGTCCAGATAGAGGCAAAGCGCACCGATCAGGCGTCCCTCATCTCTCAAGGTAAGTGCTAGCTCGTAGATCGTTCGCGGCAGCTCACCGGCAGCTTCGACAAATGTGGAGAGCTGCCCCTCGCTTGTCTGCCGGTCATTTGGGCCCCATAGGAGATACCGCGTGACCTCCTCCAGGCAGGCATAGGCATGCAAGGCGTCAATGTCTCCCCAGCGGAAATCCCTGAGGCAAAGCCGCTCTGTCTCAATGGGAAGCAAGAGCGCACCAGCCACTTTTATCCCGCCTTAAGGGCTGCTTGTTGGTCTGCTTTAAATCCAACAAGCACGGCGTCCCCCATCTCAAAAACAGGCCGTTTGATGAGTGTTGGGTTATCCACCAAGAGTTGAGCGGCGCTGGAACCTGAGGCCGCCTCTTTTTCTGCATCAGAAAGCCCTCGCCAGGTCGTGCTGGCTTTATTGACAAGCCGGTCCCAACCCACTGCTTTGCCCCATCGCTTCACTTCTGGAAGTGTGACAGCGTCTGACCTCACATCGCGGAAGGCATGCTCAAGCCCTTCGGCATCAATCCATTTCAGCGCCTTCTTGCATGTATCGCAGGATTTCAGCCCATTTACCTTAATCATCACGTCTCCACCCATTGAACACCGCCATTTTGGAGGGATTCGGCCAAAAAACACATGGGGTTCGTTTTGTGGAGTACATCTCCGCACTTTCATGATGGGCCGAGGTCAGTATGATGGATCTATAAAAATTGAGGTCGGGGACGGGGCAAATAGGCGGTATGAGCAAAATACTTGAAAACGTAGCGGTCGAAAGCAAGCCCGCCCCCACAAAACGCATTCGTCGATCAGCTGAGGAATCCCGTCGCGTCATTCTGGATGCTGCAGCAAAGCGGCTCGCAGAGCAGGGGCCAGAAGGCATTCGGCTTCAGGACATTGCACGCGATGTGGGCATTTCACACCCCGCAATCCTGCATCACTTTGAAAGTCGCGCAGGGCTCGTGAATGCACTTGTGGATCGGACGACCTCTCAGCTACGCGAAAAACTCCTGGGTGTGCTGGACGGAGAAGATGACAAAAAGATCGGGGCGCAGATGCCAAGCCTCGTAAACAACACATTTGAAGCGCTGAGCGACCAGGGAACCGCCAAACTCCTGTCCTGGATGCTGTTGACCGACTCCGGTCCAGAAGGCAATCCAACAACGGGGGTCATGACCGAGATTGCGGATCGGGGACATGCCGCCCGGTGCAAACTCGCAGACAGCGAGAACTTGCCCCACCCTGAGCGCGAAGAAACGATGTTCCTGGTGCTTCTCATCGCCAATACGGCGTTTGGCGAAGCAGTCGTCGGCGACTATTTCTATGAAGCCTGCGGATTTGGCGACGATCCCGATGCCCCGCGACGGTTCAGAAAGTGGCTTGGGGAAATGCTGGGTACCTATTCACTCCCAGACGGCTTCCCCACTGACAATAGCTAACGCTGTCGAACAAGACCGCGACGACATGTCATCACTGGCATCCCTTGCCAGGTGACCGTCAGTTTGCTGTGGTGGTCGCCCTATAGATCATCAGGTGAGCCCTTAGATGCTCCATCGTCGTGAATTCTTGAGCGCTGCTGCTTCCATCTCCGCGGCAGGACTGGCGGGCTGTGATCCCTTTGAGTTCATAGCTCAACGGCCCAATAATCTCGACATTCAAAGCGCGCAGTACAATGTGATGCCAAACCAGCTCACCACAGGCATGGTGAGTCTGTCTCCAGATGCAGCACCTCCCATTCTTCGGGCAAAGCAAGGCGTTCCCTTCACAGCCACCGTCACCAATCGTTTACCTGATTACACAACCATGCACTGGCATGGTATCCGACTACCCAATGAGATGGACGGCGTTCCTTATCTGACCCAATTCCCTTTGGGCAAGGATGAGAGCTTCACCTATACATTCACGCCACCGGATGCTGGTACCTACTGGTATCACCCCCATTGCATGACAATGGAACAGATGGCGATGGGTCTCACCGGCGCCCTGATTGTCGATGAAGTGGAAGATCCCGGGTTCAACAACGATGTCGTTCTCACCCTTCGGGATTTTCGTCTAGGAAAAGACGGTCAGTTCAAAGAGCTCTTTACCCCCCGAGGGGCGGCGCGTGGAGGCACTCTCGGCAATATTCTCACCGCCAACTGGGAACAGAACCCCGTCTACGATGCGCAAGCTGGCGGCATTGCTCGTGTTAGGGTTCTCGCAACTGACATAACGCGCATCTACAAGCTCTTCTTGCCAAACACACGCGGGCGTATCATCGCACTGGATGGCCACCCACTTCTCACCCCCTTGCCCTGGCCCACAGAAAAAGACCCGCTGCTATTGTCACCGGGACAGCGGGTTGACCTCGCCATTGAAATGCCCGCGCGGGAAGGCGAGGAGCTCAGCCTCATGGCAACGGTTGGGGGAGGCGCAAAAAGCCTTGCCCGGCTCCGCGCCGTCGGCCAATCCGAGCAGCGAAAACTTGCTGATTTAAAACAACTAGCCCCAAACAAGATCTCTGAACCCATCCTTGAAAATGCCGAGACCCATGAGTTTGTGTTCGGCTGGTCTCCCTCCGGCGACCTGCCAAACAATGGCTTTTGCGGCACCCTTGGATACACATTCTGGTCGATCAACCGGGCCCCCTGGCCAGGAGACGCCTCAGGGACAGGGCCACTTGCTACATTGAAACAGGGCGGCAGCTACATCCTGCGGCTACGCAATGAGAGCCCCAACGTGCACCCCATCCACCTGCATGGGCTGACTTTCAAACCAGTGCGGTCCAACAAACGGAAAATCCTGCCGAACTGGACAGATACCGCCTTGCTACTCAAGGAAGAAACACTTGATGTGGCCCTCGTCGCGGACAATCCAGGCGATTGGGCCTTTCATTGCCATGTGATTGAACATCAAAAGACAGGACTTGCGGGATATATCCGCGTCGCCTGAAAAAGCGGCCATCATGGGGCCTTCGGCTTAGCCGCTGTTTCTGAGAGCGGTCGCAATAGCACTGATTGAAAGTTGAATACCTTGTTCGATACGTTCATCACCCTCCCCTGAACGATGACGCTTGATCAACTCGACTTGGAGCAAATTAAGCGGCTCCACATAAGGCAAACGCAGCTTCAGTGCATTTTCAGTTGAGGGGCTATCTTCTAGGAGGCGAGTCTGCCCTGTGACTTCCAGCAAGAAATCATAGGCTCTTGACCACTCAGACCGGATCTTGCCGAACACATCCTCTGCAAACGCTTTGTCTTCCACCAGAGTCACATACCGCGCCGCAACATCCATGTCTGATTTCGCGAGCACCATCTCCATATTGGTCAGCGTCGTGTGGAAGAATGGCCATTCACCCGCCATCTCCTTCAAGAGCTTCTGGTCCTTGAAGTTCGCAAGGGCTGTGCCAACACCAAACCAGCCCGGCAACATGACCCGGGACTGCGCCCAACTGAACACCCAGGGAATGGCCCGCAAATCCTCAATCCGCTCTGAGGCCGTCCGGCTCGCTGGTCGCGATCCAATTTTGAGACCAGAAATCTCCGATATAGGAGTCATTTGGCGGAAAAAGGTTTGAAACCCCGCTGTCTCATAGACAAGCCCGCGATAATGACGGAACGCATCTGCAGACAGAGCCGCCATAGCATCTCCATAACGGGTCTTGTCTACCGAGGAAAGCTGATCTGGTTCTATGGTTGCCAGAAGCGTAGCAGAAGCCATCGCTTCCAGGTTTTGGGCAGCTTTCTCCGCAGTCCCGTACTTTGCCGCAATCACTTCGCCCTGCTCAGTGATGCGAATGCGCCCCTGAACACTCCCTGATGGTTGTGCCCGAATGGCCTCAAACGCAGGTCCGCCTCCACGGCCAACGGCACCGCCCCGCCCATGGAAGAGCTGCATCTTGGTACCCGCATCCTCAAAGATGGGAACCAGCTTGCGGGAGGCATCATGCAAACACCACACCGATGAAAGATAGCCTCCGTCTTTGTTAGAATCAGAGTAGCCAATCATGACTTCCTGAAAGCCACGGGACACAGAAAGCGCCCGCATCTCTGGGAGCGCAAACCACTCCTGCATAATCGACTGTGCGTTCTCCAAATCGCCGATCGTCTCAAAAAGCGGAACCACCATCAAAGCTGATGAAGGCGGGTTGCCCGGTCGAAACAGCCCTACTTCTTTGAGCAGCAAATAGACCTCTAAAAGGTCTGACACATTCTCGGCCTTGGAAACGACATAGGTCGAAATCCCCCCGTCCCCGTATTGACCATGCACACGCGCGGCAGCTCGAAACAGCGAAAGCTCGGAGTCTGTTTCCGCGGAGTATTCCAAAAAAGATGAGAACAGCGGGCGCGCATTTGAGAGTTCCTGCCGGAGCAAAGCCACTCGTTCTCCTTCATCAAGAGCAAGATAGTCACCTTCTACGCCACCACCAGAGAGCAACTCGGCGACAACACGCTCATGCACGTCAGCATTCTGTCGAAAATCGAGTCTCGTAAGGTGAAAACCAAATGTGTCAACGGCACGAAGCAATTGCTTCAATGCTCCGTCATCCGCTGACTGCCCGTCAGGCGCGCGCAGTCCCCGCTGCAATGTTTGGAGGTCACCCCGGAAGGCGTCAGAGTGAGCATAGGGCTTCCCATCAAGAGAACTCGTTCTGGGAGGCGGGCGACCGATCAACACTTCAAATGTGGCAGCTAAACGCGAATAGATACCGCTTAGTGCGCGGCGATAGGGTTCGTCGCGGCGGGCGAGACTATCATCTCCGCTTGCATCAGCAAGCGCGCAAACCTCATCGGGAATATCAGCATTTTCTGACGAGATGGATAGTGCGGCACCAAGCGCATGCACGCTATCAAGATAATACTCCAGAACAGTCTGTGAAGCGCGAGAGACAGAATGCTCCACACAAGCTGCATCGACATTTGGATTCCCGTCCCGGTCTCCGCCAATCCAACTGCCGACTTTGAGAAAACTGGGGCACTGCTCACCCAAAATGCGTTCCCAGCGTGAATATGCCGCTGGCAGGACAGGAAGAAAAACATCGCGAAGATAGTCGAGTTCTATCTCAACCTCATCCATCACGGTCAGTCGTTGATGTCGCAGCAACCTGGTCTGCCAGAGCAACGCAATTTGCTGGCGAATGGCATGATCGATAGCGCCGCCGTCCGTGGTTTCTGTGTGTCCGGCATGCTTCCGATCAAGTAGCTCGCTCACTCGAGTGAGATGATCAATGACGCTTTTGCGACGAACTTCCGTGGGATGTGCGGTAAGGACCGGCATGACGAGCATATCCGAAAGAGCGTCCTGCACGCGGGCAAGCCCCACGCCTAGGCTTTGAAGGCGTTCAAGAACTTCCGCCAGGCCTGTTACCCTCTCAGCGGTGCTACTCTGCCGATCCTCAGCAAGATTGGCGAGCATGGAAAAGAGCATGAAGGCCCGCACAAAATGGAGCGCGTCATCAAGCTCAAGAGCTTCCAGCTCCCGATTAACATCCTCCGCGTCCACAAGTCCACGATGCTGGTCAACAGAAACGGACCGGACCCGTTCAATTCTCTCAAACAGTGAATCCCCGCCGTAAGCACGTATGACGTCGCCAAGAAGGTTCCCGAGATAGCGCACGTCGGTATTTTGAGTAACGCTCTGTTTTGAAGATTGCATGGCATCCACCTACTATGTGCTAGCTTCATAAACTCTAACTCGTTTTACAACGTGACGAACCAGTCAAAAGTGACTTTCAACCAGCAAATCCAAAATCAGCCAATTTGAAGGAAAGGCTATCTATGGAAATCCTAAGAACAAAGCTGGGCTTGGCATTCTGCTTGGTCGCTGCAACGGGTGCCTTCCTCGCGATAACCGGTATAGGTGGATCGCCTGCACTTGGCGTGTGGGACAATGAAGCCCGCACAAACCTGCCCAGCTGGATGATGGTATGGCTTGGTTTCCTTGCCCTGACATTCTTGTCGTCACTCATATTTGCCTGGAACCATGTGCCAGCACGGTGGGTGCTGGCCGGTTTCATTGGAAGCCATGTCGTGACCATCGCCATCGCAAGCATTGAAGGTGTGGTTTTGCGTGCGGGCCTCGTCTCACTGCTCCATGTGATTTTCTGGACACCCGGATTGATCGCACTGCTTTCAAACCAATCTGACCTCTGCCTCAACTCGGTCTATGGTGTTTGGGCAAGCATGCTCCTGTTCGTCTACGCGGTCGCCTTCACGTTTGATATTCGCGATGGGCTGGTCTGGATTCTGTTCATGGGCGGCATCTGACACCCAGCCACACTAGGAAAGATCACGATACAGGACATAGGCGTCTACGAAGCGCTCACCTCGAAAGTGAAAAGCATCTGGCAGCGTCCCGACAATCTGAAAACCATTTCGCTTGCAGATCTCAAGAGATGCCCCATTGGTTGAGACAACGAGATTGAGTTGGATGGCTTTGAAGCCAAGCTCTTTGGCTTTCGCCAATCCAAACTCCATCATCTTTTTGCCAAGTCCCTGACCACGCACTGTTGCATCAACCATGACGCCGGTGTTGCAGACATGAGAGCCAAGGCCCGGTTTATTGGGCACGATATAGCGGCTGGCGACGGCGACGCCATCAAGATATCCGAAGTAGACCCGAGCACCCGGCGCGAACCAAAATGCACGCGCCTCTGCCAGGTCTGTGTCCATCGGATAGGGATAGGTCTCGCCGGTCCTAACAACCTCGCGAAAGATCGGCCAGACTTCTTCAAACTGATCGGCGGTGGCTTCTTTGATTTCAAAGGACATGAGGACGATCCGCTATTGTGTTTCTACGCGACCGTGAAACAATGCCTCAAACTCAACCTAGAAAAACTAGGCATACACCAACAAACGATAGTCATAACTTTTCGGTCAAATCAATAGTGTTCGCTTTGTCTGCCAGAGCAAGAGAGTTCCTGCTTTTGGATTCATAAATCGACCTAAACAGTCCACTGTGCAATGTAAATTTCTCGCGATAATTGATCACCGATGTCGGAAAATTGTATTTGAATGTGCGATAGTAGAATGGTGTTTGACTTTCAACGTCTTTTCGCTTGTCAATATTACCAACCACCGAATACTCAAAGAGAAATTTCAGTATATTTTCAAGACCTATCTTCTCGAAAAGGTCTCTGTCAAAATTGCCTTCCTCTGCAAAGGCTCTTTGAATCTGATGAAATGAAAAATATCGAATTTTGTGAATTTTACCAAATGCATCCAGATACCCGTCGACATCCTTAAGGACTGAGTGCATCTCGTCTACAATCTCTTTTCGGAAGCGTCTTGAATATAAGTCTTCTGATTGCACAAAAGTCTTTGGAGCTATCCTCGTGTACCCCTGATCGTATTCGTCAGTAACCTTCGCTACAATTTGTATATATCTGATGAAATCTCGAGGCCGACTAAACGTCCGCTTATGTATGTAATCTATCGGCTTTATTCTAAATATCTCGTTGGATCGCTTGTTCTCGATTTCAACCGGCCTATCAAACACGATCCTCTTCCAACTTGCGCGAAAACCCTTGTCCTCAATTGCCTCATGAGCCGAATGACATATTCTGTGTGAGAGCATGTTGTGAATCTGGTCTTTCCGCCACTTCAAGTCACAAACGAAGTCTTCCCACTTCTCGCTGTCACTGTCTCTCAGGTCATCGAACATGTCCGTCCGTATAAAAACCAAAGGAATAACGTTCAGCCCCGACCTTCTGAAACTCAATCTTTCATCAAAACACGATTTTATCAGTCCACGGATAATCGTCTGTTGCTTTTCGTAGCTTTTACCTGACCTTGTTGCATCAGTTAGTTCTGCATCAAGACCATCAAACATCACATAGTATTTTGAATCATCGCAGTTCTCATAAATAAACCTACCGAGGAGCTCAACGGTACGCGCTAAACTATTGATGTCAGCAGAATCAAACTTCTTCTCTGTCGAGAAGCTCAATCCTGGCGTCAGCACGTTATCCCCGATACCAACAGATATCTTGTTACCAGGTGACCGACCCAGAACTTGCGCCAGTTGCTTCTCCGGAGAGGCCGGAAACCAGTCATCAAGCTCACGACCAATTTCTGCCTTAACACGCTCATTCTCTGTAAACAGATCAACAACCGCACTGTAAATTACATATCTCCAAATCAAAACATAGGCAGACAAAGGCAGATCACCCGTCACACCCACGTCTTGAAAAAACTCAATTGGTGAACGATCAAGCGTAATCGACTTGGAGAAATGGTCGAAGGATCTCATTGAGCGGATATACTGCAGTATGGCTGTCTTGCCACTTCCCTTTCGGCCTTTGACGAAGATGTAGTCTCCGTTTTTGACTTTTCTAAAAGCTGGAAATTCATAGAACAATTTCCCCATATCCTCAGCTTTCGCCTCGATATTCCAACGGGCAACATGAGGTAGCAAGTTTAGTGGTTTCGCCATGTTCCTTCACCCTCGTGTCATCCACACCTAGCACGAAACCTTGGAGACAGACCTGAAACTTGTCTTCTTAGGTTTTCATATGATACCGGACCCGCGTCTCAACGGATTCGTTCTACATACAACACAGATAGAATATGCCTCCAAGAACGCCCATCAAAATGGACCATTTTTCTCGATGGCTCAACACAGAATGAGTAGAAATCACAACTCCTATGGTTGCCTAAGACGCGCAAACATTAGATCAATGATAGCGAGAACAACCAGCAGATATTGGTGACGACTGTTACAGACTCGAACTAGAAGTTCGTGCGGACAGCAGATTTTGAACCTACAGACATCTTACCGCTACGTGTTTCAAAATCTCATCCACTACATTTTCAAGCAGCGCACCAGCATCAATAGAAATACCATTTTTCGGAATGTCTTCTTTTGTTCGATGCAATCGCGCAACAAGCTCTTTTTCCTCTGGCTTCCCGCCAAAGTCAGTTGGGTCCAACATCACGCGCTCATCAAGTCGCCGATACAACGTCTCGATATCATCGAGCTCGAGAACGAAAACGCCGTCAAGCAAGCCTTGAAAGCGGTGGAAATTTCTGGAGCCACCGCAAAAGAAGGAAACTGGGACGCTGTGATCAACAATAGCGGTTTTGACTTTCCCTAGATCCCAAAGCAGATGCTCGTGGAGAAACCCACCCTCTCACGCCCAAAAGAGGCGAGGTTCGGTTTCGTAAGCCCTACTCCCGACAGACCGCACAGATTTTCGAACTGATAGGCGGCGGCTTCTTTGAATTCAAAGGATATCGGACGATCTGCACTTGTAAGTGCATGCAATCGTGAGGTGGTGCCCCTGGCCGGACTCGAACCAGCACGCCCGTACGGACAGCAGATTTTGAATCTACCGCGTCTACCAATTCCGCCACAGGGGCTTTGACGGGCGAGGGTCGCCCGTCAAGCGGCGCCATGATAGGCAGGACGGCGCTCAGGTCAAAGGGAAAGAGCCCCTGATAGACAGAAATCTTATGCCCTGTTATCACGGGTCCCATGTTGCGCAGCCTCTATGATTGGACCATGAACCTTGCCGCCCACCGCCATGCGCGTTGGGGGCTGGCCCTCGTCTCATTTGCCGAAAGTTCTTTCTTCCCCGTCCCGCCCGATGTCGCCCTGATACCCATGGTATTGGCCAAGCGGGCGCTGGCCTGGGTCTATGCTCTTATCTGTACCGTGGCATCGGTATTGGGGGGCGTTGCAGGCTATGCGATCGGCTTTTTCTTCTTCGCTCAACTGGGCGAGCCTATCCTCGCCTTCTATGGCTACACCGACCAATTCGCGAGCTTTGCAGAGAGATATAATGATTATGGCGTCTGGATCGTCCTGATCGCGGGCCTCACCCCCTTCCCCTATAAGGTCATCACCATTGCCAGTGGAGCAACAGGGCTTAATTTCCTGGTTTTCATGGCCGCAAGCCTGGTGGCCCGCGGCACCCGCTTTTTCGCTGTCGCCGGACTTTTATGGTGGTTTGGGGAGCCCATCCGCACCTTTATCGACAAGTATTTTGGCCTGTTGTCGATCCTTTTTGTCGCACTCCTGATCGGCGGCTTCCTCCTGGTGGGCCTGATCCTGTAAGATCACCCCATGTCCCTGCTCACCGCCCTTCCAATCGCAAACCGCCAGATACCATGGGCGATCTTTGCCATCTCTGTGGTGACGCTCGGCGCGGCGCTCGCTTTCGAACATATCGGCGGGCTTGATCCCTGCTCTCTCTGCCTGCAGCAACGCTATGCCTATTACTTTCTGATCCCCGTCTCACTCGCTGCCGGCGTTCTGTCCCGCGAAACCAATTTAGGGTTGGCACCGGTTGTGCTGATCACGCTCTGTACACTTGCTGCAGCGGCGAGCGTCATCCTGGCTGGCTACCATGCAGGCGTTGAATATAAATGGTGGGAAGGCCCGCAAGGCTGCACCGGTGTGAACTTGATGGCGGGGAGCATTGACGAATTTAGACAGCAGCTGGATGGCGTCACCGTCCCGCGCTGCGACGAAGTCCCCTGGAGCCTCTTTGGCATCTCCATGGCGGGATACAATTGCCTGATCTCCATCCTCCTCACCGCTTTGGGCTCAATAGCCCTTGCGCGCTACTGGACGA
The DNA window shown above is from Parvibaculaceae bacterium PLY_AMNH_Bact1 and carries:
- a CDS encoding sulfurtransferase TusA family protein (Derived by automated computational analysis using gene prediction method: Protein Homology.), with product MTESQDLLLDVTGLTCPLPVLRAQKRLRELAPGVVLKVLATDPIAAIDFPHFCHESGHELLDSTEESQVLIFRIKCRSQTA
- a CDS encoding GNAT family N-acetyltransferase (Derived by automated computational analysis using gene prediction method: Protein Homology.); protein product: MAGALLLPIETERLCLRDFRWGDIDALHAYACLEEVTRYLLWGPNDRQTSEGQLSTFVEAAGELPRTIYELALTLRDEGRLIGALCLYLDDPAEGAKRGAELGFVLHPDFWGQGLATEAAKALLADGMSQLGLAFVWATCDTRNLASVGVLEKIGMAREEIICGVRETADGLVDEYRYIFPAR
- a CDS encoding Spx/MgsR family RNA polymerase-binding regulatory protein (Derived by automated computational analysis using gene prediction method: Protein Homology.) — its product is MIKVNGLKSCDTCKKALKWIDAEGLEHAFRDVRSDAVTLPEVKRWGKAVGWDRLVNKASTTWRGLSDAEKEAASGSSAAQLLVDNPTLIKRPVFEMGDAVLVGFKADQQAALKAG
- a CDS encoding TetR/AcrR family transcriptional regulator (Derived by automated computational analysis using gene prediction method: Protein Homology.), with the translated sequence MSKILENVAVESKPAPTKRIRRSAEESRRVILDAAAKRLAEQGPEGIRLQDIARDVGISHPAILHHFESRAGLVNALVDRTTSQLREKLLGVLDGEDDKKIGAQMPSLVNNTFEALSDQGTAKLLSWMLLTDSGPEGNPTTGVMTEIADRGHAARCKLADSENLPHPEREETMFLVLLIANTAFGEAVVGDYFYEACGFGDDPDAPRRFRKWLGEMLGTYSLPDGFPTDNS
- a CDS encoding multicopper oxidase family protein (Derived by automated computational analysis using gene prediction method: Protein Homology.); amino-acid sequence: MLHRREFLSAAASISAAGLAGCDPFEFIAQRPNNLDIQSAQYNVMPNQLTTGMVSLSPDAAPPILRAKQGVPFTATVTNRLPDYTTMHWHGIRLPNEMDGVPYLTQFPLGKDESFTYTFTPPDAGTYWYHPHCMTMEQMAMGLTGALIVDEVEDPGFNNDVVLTLRDFRLGKDGQFKELFTPRGAARGGTLGNILTANWEQNPVYDAQAGGIARVRVLATDITRIYKLFLPNTRGRIIALDGHPLLTPLPWPTEKDPLLLSPGQRVDLAIEMPAREGEELSLMATVGGGAKSLARLRAVGQSEQRKLADLKQLAPNKISEPILENAETHEFVFGWSPSGDLPNNGFCGTLGYTFWSINRAPWPGDASGTGPLATLKQGGSYILRLRNESPNVHPIHLHGLTFKPVRSNKRKILPNWTDTALLLKEETLDVALVADNPGDWAFHCHVIEHQKTGLAGYIRVA
- the ppc gene encoding phosphoenolpyruvate carboxylase (Derived by automated computational analysis using gene prediction method: Protein Homology. GO_function: GO:0008964 - phosphoenolpyruvate carboxylase activity [Evidence IEA]; GO_process: GO:0006099 - tricarboxylic acid cycle [Evidence IEA]; GO_process: GO:0015977 - carbon fixation [Evidence IEA]); this encodes MQSSKQSVTQNTDVRYLGNLLGDVIRAYGGDSLFERIERVRSVSVDQHRGLVDAEDVNRELEALELDDALHFVRAFMLFSMLANLAEDRQSSTAERVTGLAEVLERLQSLGVGLARVQDALSDMLVMPVLTAHPTEVRRKSVIDHLTRVSELLDRKHAGHTETTDGGAIDHAIRQQIALLWQTRLLRHQRLTVMDEVEIELDYLRDVFLPVLPAAYSRWERILGEQCPSFLKVGSWIGGDRDGNPNVDAACVEHSVSRASQTVLEYYLDSVHALGAALSISSENADIPDEVCALADASGDDSLARRDEPYRRALSGIYSRLAATFEVLIGRPPPRTSSLDGKPYAHSDAFRGDLQTLQRGLRAPDGQSADDGALKQLLRAVDTFGFHLTRLDFRQNADVHERVVAELLSGGGVEGDYLALDEGERVALLRQELSNARPLFSSFLEYSAETDSELSLFRAAARVHGQYGDGGISTYVVSKAENVSDLLEVYLLLKEVGLFRPGNPPSSALMVVPLFETIGDLENAQSIMQEWFALPEMRALSVSRGFQEVMIGYSDSNKDGGYLSSVWCLHDASRKLVPIFEDAGTKMQLFHGRGGAVGRGGGPAFEAIRAQPSGSVQGRIRITEQGEVIAAKYGTAEKAAQNLEAMASATLLATIEPDQLSSVDKTRYGDAMAALSADAFRHYRGLVYETAGFQTFFRQMTPISEISGLKIGSRPASRTASERIEDLRAIPWVFSWAQSRVMLPGWFGVGTALANFKDQKLLKEMAGEWPFFHTTLTNMEMVLAKSDMDVAARYVTLVEDKAFAEDVFGKIRSEWSRAYDFLLEVTGQTRLLEDSPSTENALKLRLPYVEPLNLLQVELIKRHRSGEGDERIEQGIQLSISAIATALRNSG
- a CDS encoding hypothetical protein (Derived by automated computational analysis using gene prediction method: GeneMarkS-2+.), with protein sequence MEILRTKLGLAFCLVAATGAFLAITGIGGSPALGVWDNEARTNLPSWMMVWLGFLALTFLSSLIFAWNHVPARWVLAGFIGSHVVTIAIASIEGVVLRAGLVSLLHVIFWTPGLIALLSNQSDLCLNSVYGVWASMLLFVYAVAFTFDIRDGLVWILFMGGI
- a CDS encoding GNAT family N-acetyltransferase (Derived by automated computational analysis using gene prediction method: Protein Homology. GO_function: GO:0008080 - N-acetyltransferase activity [Evidence IEA]), with protein sequence MSFEIKEATADQFEEVWPIFREVVRTGETYPYPMDTDLAEARAFWFAPGARVYFGYLDGVAVASRYIVPNKPGLGSHVCNTGVMVDATVRGQGLGKKMMEFGLAKAKELGFKAIQLNLVVSTNGASLEICKRNGFQIVGTLPDAFHFRGERFVDAYVLYRDLS